The DNA sequence CAGCTTTCTTGCGTGTCATTGCTCCCGTATGACACATCTTATTTCAATTTTTCAGATTTCTCGCGTGTCATTGATCCCGTATGACGCATCTTATTTCAATTCTTCAGCTTTCTCGCGTGTCATTGATCCCGTATGACGCATCTTATTTCAATTCTTCAGCTTTCTCGCGTGTCATTGACCCCGTATGACACGTCTTATTTCGGTTTTTCCGCTTTCTCGCGTGTCATTGACCCCGTATGACACGTCTTATTTCGGTTTTTCCGCTTTCTCGCGTGTCTTTGTATTCGACTATCGAGAGAACATAAATAGCTTGTCTTTACCTTACTTTTAGTAATCTTTATTCAAAAGCAGCAACTATGGTGGCTTCTATTTAGTTATAAGGTGACTCAACAGGTTAGGAACCACCCTTTTAAGTCACCCTATACCTGTTAAAATGGTTGAAAATTACTCTATTGATTTTTAAATGGTTCTAACACAATTGTATGTACTGATTATTTCTATGAAAATAAGTTCCGTCATAAGACTAGAAGGGTGACTCATTAGGTAATATTCACCTTTTGAGTCACCCTCCCTTTGTTTATTATCTTTCTTTAATACGAGCCGCTTTACCGCGAAGATCACGTAAGTAATAAAGCTTCGCACGACGTACTTTACCGCGGCGAGATACTTCAATTTTATCAATACGTGGTGAATGAACTGGGAATGTACGTTCAACACCAACACCGTATGATACCTTACGAACAGTGAACGTTTCACTAATTCCAGATCCTTTTAGTTTAATAACTACCCCTTCGAAAACCTGAATACGCTCACGAGTACCCTCAACAACTTTAACGTGTACTTTAACCGTATCCCCAGGACGGAATGCTGGAAGATCTGATTTTAATTGATCCTTCGTAATTTCACGAATAATATGTTCCATTATCTGTTCGCCTCCTTCCCTCCAGACATTCATGTCTCTTACAAGCCAATGACAGCGGAACGTCTTGATAACATAGCTTTAAAAGCCACAAGATTTATAATACCACAACATAGCAGCCATCTCAACTATTCTCTTCTGATTTATTCAAAGTTTTTAAGTATAATTTATCTTCTTCACTTAACTCCATATTTTCTAATAAATCTGGCCTTCTCTCATACGTCCTTTTTAAAGATTGCTCTCTTCTCCATTTGTCAATCCGCTCATGATGACCAGAAAGGAGTACGTCTGGAACTTCATAATCTAAAAATTTTGAAGGTCTAGTGTAATGCGGATATTCTAATAAGCCTGTACTATATGAATCAGTAACCGCTGATGTTTCATTTCCTAATACACCTGGTAATAACCTCGTTACGCTATCGGCAATCACCATGGCTCCAATTTCTCCACCTGTAAGAACATAATCACCAATAGAAATTTCATCTGTTACAAGATGTTCTCTAATTCGCTCATCGTATCCCTCATAATGACCACAAATAAGAATTAAGTGTTCCTCATTCGCCAATGCCTCTGCCTTCTTTTGGCTATACCTTTCACCTTGTGGACAGAGCAATATAATTCTGGGCTCAGTTTTGGACTCAGTCTTAATTGAATTGACAGCATCAAAAACTGGTTGAGGAGTTAACACCATCCCCCCGCCACCACCATAAGGATAGTCATCTACACGATTATGCCTATCTTCAGTGTAATCACGGAAATTAACAACATCATATTGAACAGCACCTTTTTCTTGCGCATTTTTTAAAATAGAGCTTTGAAAAACTCCATTAAACATGTCAGGAAAAAGGGTTAAAACAGAGATTTTCATTAGTCAAGCAATCCTTCCATCGGATGAATAACTACTTTTTTACTTTTAACATCAACTTGCTTTACAACATCATCGATATAGGGGATTAACATGTCTTTTTTTCCTTTTGTATTACTTTGAACAACCCATACATCGTTTGCTCCTGGAGATAATATTTCCTTAACGTGACCAAGCACTTCTCCAGATTGTAAGTAAACAGTTGATCCTATAATTTCATGATAATAAAACTCACCTTCAGATAACTCATCCGAAGCATCGTTTTGATGGATTTGTAATAAAGAGCCCTTAAACTTTTCTACTTCATTAAGATTGTCTAACCCTTTAAATGTGAGTAGATCAAATTGTTTATGCTTACGCCATGAAGTAATTTCGACTGGTGTTCTAACATCAGTATCACTAGTAACATATAGTGTATTCCCTATGGCATATCTTTCTTCAGGAAAGTCTGTACGCGATATTACACGCACTTCCCCACGTACTCCATGAGTGTTTACAATTTTACCCACATTTAACCAATCAGTCATCCTCCATGCCTCCTTGGCGGATCTCATGAACGACACCATCTTTAATGACAATTTCCGTTCCCTTCATCAATTCTTCCCAATTATCTCCTTCTTCAACCTGTTCAATCATTTGTATTGTACCTTCTCGAAGCTCTGAGCCAAGCTCTAACTCATCTAATTGACCAAGTTTCAACTCAAGCTGTCTACTCTTTTCTTTTCGTCTTAACACTTCACGGTTAAAGCTTTCTTTCAAGGAAGTTTGGTACTTTACGTTATTCTTATTTTCCTTTATCTTTTTATGTAAAACGAATTCTAGTTGTTGAATTTCTTTGTTTAATTGGTATTGCTTACTTAAAAATTGTTCTTTTAATCTCGTTCTACTATTTTCAGTGAGAATTTGCTTTACTACAACTTTTTTTATTATTTCCAATGCTCCCACCTCCGGTTATTTATGTAGCATTATTATTAACACATTGATCCATTCTTATATACGGAAAAAGGGAGAGGACATACCTCACCCTTTACCCAATTTCTAAATTAATGCGTTTGTTTTGATTCGTTCCAGCTGCGTTTACAACAGAGCGAATCGCTTTCGCTATTCGACCTTGCTTGCCAATCACTTTCCCCATGTCGTCCGCATGTACTTCAAGCTTCAGTGTGAGTGATCGACCATTTTCAACTTCTGTTACACGGACGTCATCTGGGTGATCAACAAGGGCCTTTGCAATTGATTCCACTAGTTCTTTCATGTCACTCACCTTTAAGGATTATTTCCACGCGAATTACATTACTTTACGTTCTTCGCATTGTGAAGTTTTTCCATTAAACCAACGTTTGAGAACAAGTTGCGAACTGTGTCAGAAGGTTTTGCACCATCTAACATCCATTTCAATGCTTTTTCTTCATCTACGTTAAATTCCACCGGATTTTTCAAAGGATTGTAAGTTCCGATTTCTTCAATAAAACGACCATCACGCGGAGAACGAGAATTAGCAACGACTACGCGATAGAACGGAGATTTCTTAGCTCCCATTCTTTTTAAACGGATTTTAACTGCCATGTGTTTCACCTCCAAAATTCATTCACACAATTAAGTATATTACCATAAACTATACTGAAGGACAACCCCAGTAAAGTAAAAAAACTTTACACCCTACATTTTACATAAATGGAAGCTTAAATCCACCCTTTTTCTTCCCTTTACCTTTTTGCATACCAGCCATTTGTTTCATCATTTTTTTCATTTCTCCAAATTGCTTTATTAGTCGGTTAACCTCCTGAATTGAGGTACCACTTCCTTTTGCAATTCTTCTACGACGGCTAGCATTCAAAATAGATGGATCTTCTTTCTCAGCTTTTGTCATCGATTGTACTATTGCTTCAATATGACCAAGCTGCTTATCATCTACTTGGATATTTTTAAGACCTTTCATTTTGCCTGCACCTGGCATCATACTTAAAATTTCATCAAGTGGCCCCATACTTTTCACTTGATTTAACTGTTCTAGAAAATCATCGAAAGTTATATCATTTGAAAGCATTTTCTTTTCTAATTCTCTGGCCTTCTTCTCATCAACATTTGTTTGTGCTTTTTCAATAAGGGTTAAAACATCACCCATACCTAAAATACGTGACGCCATTCGGTCAGGATGGAAAGGCTCTAATGCATCTACTTTTTCACCCATCCCAGCAAATTTAATAGGTGTATCAGTGACAGATCTAATCGATAACGCTGCACCACCTCTTGTATCACCGTCTAGCTTCGTTAAAACGACACCTGTAATACCTAGACGCTCGTTAAAGCTTTCTGCAACATTAACAGCATCCTGCCCAGTCATAGCATCAACTACGAGGAGTATCTCATCTGGAGATGTTAAAGCTTTTATTTCCTCAAGTTCTCCCATGAGTTCTTCGTCCACATGTAAACGGCCAGCAGTATCAATTAGGACATAATCATGATGTTCTTCCTTTGCCTTTTCCATTGCATTTTTAGCAATTTCTACTGGACTCACTTGATCACCCATTGAAAAAACTGGCATATCTAACTGTTTCCCTAACGTCTCTAATTGCTTAATTGCAGCTGGTCGATAAATATCTGCAGCAACCATTAACGGTTTTCGATTATGCTTTTTTCTCAAATGATTCGCAAGTTTACCAGTTGTCGTTGTTTTACCTGCACCTTGTAAGCCGACCATCATAACAACTGTCGGTGGCTTTGATGCCACTGCAATCTTACTTTGTTCTCCACCCATGAGAGATGTTAGTTCTTCATTAACAACTTTTATTACTTGTTGTCCTGGTGTTAAGCTTTCTAGAACCTCTTGACCGACGGCTCTTTCCTTCACACTTGAAATAAACTGTTTAACTACTTTGAAGTTTACGTCCGCCTCTAGTAACGCTAGACGAACTTCACGCATCATTTCTTTTACATCTGCCTCGGAGACTTTTCCTTTACCACGGATTTTGTTCAATGTCCCTTGCAGACGCTCGGCTAATCCTTCAAATGCCATTCACCTTTGCCCCCTATTCCAGTTTCTCGAGAGATTCGACAATCTCGATCATCGTATCGGGACTCCCGTTTTCTTTTACTAATATCTTTAAGTTATTTAATAGCTCTTTCCGCTCTTGATAGCGCTGTAAAAGCATCAATTTTGTTTCATATTCCTCTAACAAAGATTCTGTACGTTTTATATTATCATAAACGGCTTGACGACTAACCT is a window from the Evansella cellulosilytica DSM 2522 genome containing:
- the rpsP gene encoding 30S ribosomal protein S16, translating into MAVKIRLKRMGAKKSPFYRVVVANSRSPRDGRFIEEIGTYNPLKNPVEFNVDEEKALKWMLDGAKPSDTVRNLFSNVGLMEKLHNAKNVK
- the rplS gene encoding 50S ribosomal protein L19, with translation MEHIIREITKDQLKSDLPAFRPGDTVKVHVKVVEGTRERIQVFEGVVIKLKGSGISETFTVRKVSYGVGVERTFPVHSPRIDKIEVSRRGKVRRAKLYYLRDLRGKAARIKER
- a CDS encoding YlqD family protein, whose amino-acid sequence is MEIIKKVVVKQILTENSRTRLKEQFLSKQYQLNKEIQQLEFVLHKKIKENKNNVKYQTSLKESFNREVLRRKEKSRQLELKLGQLDELELGSELREGTIQMIEQVEEGDNWEELMKGTEIVIKDGVVHEIRQGGMEDD
- the trmD gene encoding tRNA (guanosine(37)-N1)-methyltransferase TrmD — its product is MKISVLTLFPDMFNGVFQSSILKNAQEKGAVQYDVVNFRDYTEDRHNRVDDYPYGGGGGMVLTPQPVFDAVNSIKTESKTEPRIILLCPQGERYSQKKAEALANEEHLILICGHYEGYDERIREHLVTDEISIGDYVLTGGEIGAMVIADSVTRLLPGVLGNETSAVTDSYSTGLLEYPHYTRPSKFLDYEVPDVLLSGHHERIDKWRREQSLKRTYERRPDLLENMELSEEDKLYLKTLNKSEENS
- the rimM gene encoding ribosome maturation factor RimM (Essential for efficient processing of 16S rRNA) translates to MTDWLNVGKIVNTHGVRGEVRVISRTDFPEERYAIGNTLYVTSDTDVRTPVEITSWRKHKQFDLLTFKGLDNLNEVEKFKGSLLQIHQNDASDELSEGEFYYHEIIGSTVYLQSGEVLGHVKEILSPGANDVWVVQSNTKGKKDMLIPYIDDVVKQVDVKSKKVVIHPMEGLLD
- the ffh gene encoding signal recognition particle protein gives rise to the protein MAFEGLAERLQGTLNKIRGKGKVSEADVKEMMREVRLALLEADVNFKVVKQFISSVKERAVGQEVLESLTPGQQVIKVVNEELTSLMGGEQSKIAVASKPPTVVMMVGLQGAGKTTTTGKLANHLRKKHNRKPLMVAADIYRPAAIKQLETLGKQLDMPVFSMGDQVSPVEIAKNAMEKAKEEHHDYVLIDTAGRLHVDEELMGELEEIKALTSPDEILLVVDAMTGQDAVNVAESFNERLGITGVVLTKLDGDTRGGAALSIRSVTDTPIKFAGMGEKVDALEPFHPDRMASRILGMGDVLTLIEKAQTNVDEKKARELEKKMLSNDITFDDFLEQLNQVKSMGPLDEILSMMPGAGKMKGLKNIQVDDKQLGHIEAIVQSMTKAEKEDPSILNASRRRRIAKGSGTSIQEVNRLIKQFGEMKKMMKQMAGMQKGKGKKKGGFKLPFM
- a CDS encoding putative DNA-binding protein; this translates as MIEKTIRMNYLYDFYQVLLTDKQNHYMTMYYLDDLSLGEIADQFEVSRQAVYDNIKRTESLLEEYETKLMLLQRYQERKELLNNLKILVKENGSPDTMIEIVESLEKLE
- a CDS encoding KH domain-containing protein, with the translated sequence MKELVESIAKALVDHPDDVRVTEVENGRSLTLKLEVHADDMGKVIGKQGRIAKAIRSVVNAAGTNQNKRINLEIG